From one Erythrobacter sp. HKB08 genomic stretch:
- a CDS encoding DUF305 domain-containing protein yields MSNTHSSENGSSHGGKWTTFFAMIATSIVTMFVLKYSNVYEPDHIFFSQTRMWMALMMGMAMIVIMLGFMWGMYKSFATKVLVMVGAVIGFALFLFLARSQQTVDDEAWMKAMIPHHSIAVLTSRRAEISDPRVRKLADAIIEAQVKEIAEMKLLLEDIEVNGEQGDGTPIPPRTAELTPKLLDEAEDALEKPMTPELREEVETGT; encoded by the coding sequence ATGTCCAACACTCATTCGAGCGAAAACGGAAGTTCCCACGGCGGTAAATGGACAACGTTTTTCGCCATGATCGCGACGTCGATCGTGACGATGTTCGTGCTCAAATATTCGAACGTCTACGAGCCCGATCACATCTTCTTCAGCCAGACCCGCATGTGGATGGCGCTGATGATGGGCATGGCGATGATCGTCATCATGCTCGGTTTCATGTGGGGCATGTACAAGAGTTTCGCGACCAAGGTGCTCGTCATGGTCGGGGCGGTCATCGGTTTCGCCCTGTTCCTCTTTCTCGCCCGCAGCCAGCAGACGGTCGATGACGAGGCGTGGATGAAGGCGATGATCCCGCACCACTCGATCGCCGTCCTGACCAGTCGCCGTGCAGAGATCAGCGATCCGCGCGTGCGCAAGCTGGCCGATGCGATCATCGAGGCGCAGGTGAAGGAAATCGCCGAGATGAAGCTCCTGCTCGAGGATATCGAGGTCAACGGCGAGCAGGGCGATGGAACACCAATCCCGCCGCGCACCGCAGAACTGACCCCCAAGCTGCTCGATGAAGCGGAGGACGCGCTCGAAAAGCCGATGACCCCGGAACTTCGCGAGGAAGTCGAAACAGGGACCTAG
- a CDS encoding metal-sensitive transcriptional regulator — protein sequence MSDAADAKIKRLNRIAGQVRGVAQMVEDGRYCMDVLNQIAAIKSALAKVESQVLKDHAACCVSEAIASGDEAQQREKFEELIELMERQRR from the coding sequence ATGTCCGATGCAGCCGACGCAAAGATCAAACGTCTCAACCGGATTGCCGGCCAGGTGCGCGGTGTTGCGCAGATGGTCGAGGACGGTCGGTACTGCATGGACGTGCTCAACCAGATCGCGGCGATCAAGTCGGCCCTCGCCAAAGTCGAGAGCCAGGTCCTCAAGGATCACGCCGCCTGCTGCGTCTCCGAGGCGATTGCCAGCGGAGACGAAGCACAGCAGCGCGAGAAGTTCGAAGAACTCATCGAACTGATGGAACGCCAGCGCCGCTAG